One Terriglobia bacterium DNA segment encodes these proteins:
- a CDS encoding ATP-binding protein → MAESPIQGGLRSFALAKLAAGLPIDDQSAEGRFLRSFGPPGKIETYLNAPAENDHALLAVARELELNHVEILATAIAAGVETEPIFGRAIAYLQRPVGGSRPTIGLLCSGLADLADDGNVIGALLSGAAIESGLLQVLNENAPLAEHALAVPVPICLGLASRKNDRACIPWPGTALDNGGAPSIPLPASILIEAEKHSKALAAGLQRSLVLRSGSPAEARAAAAEIVKLLGRQAVFVESGKDGRPLPVAPGLGPWLVLCDRIPVFCFELGPGERQALPILPRYRGPRLATCGLEGTLESRGETIPGWTLPVPPKAERERLWEASVGSRSLARKLAGHRHGSGRIAQLGRLARYQSVLDGRDRVQVQDVATASWTTEGAGLEALAQPLTHRIPDDALVMTTGLRGELHRLLQRCRGREGLGYGLGISASTRYHPGVRALFCGPSGTGKTLAAGWLATHLGLPLYRVDLASVTSKYIGETEKNLAQLLARAEHAEVVLLFDEADSMFGKRTDVRESNDRFANAQTNYLLQRIESFDGIVLLTSNSQSRFDPSFFRRLDAIIEFPAPGPLERRALWQSHLGTNHSLSPREMNQLSASVDLYGGNIRNAVLAAAVLARAESRRLTYQDVLQGLSDEYRKLGRQLPADLIKTAEAAKSP, encoded by the coding sequence GTGGCTGAATCTCCAATTCAGGGCGGCCTGCGTTCCTTCGCGCTGGCAAAGCTGGCGGCGGGGCTGCCTATCGACGATCAGTCGGCCGAAGGACGCTTCCTGCGATCGTTCGGGCCGCCGGGGAAAATTGAAACGTATCTGAATGCGCCAGCCGAAAACGATCACGCGCTGCTCGCGGTCGCTCGAGAACTGGAGCTGAATCACGTTGAGATTCTGGCGACGGCAATTGCGGCCGGTGTCGAAACCGAGCCGATCTTCGGCCGAGCGATCGCTTACTTGCAGCGCCCTGTGGGCGGTTCGCGTCCGACCATCGGATTGCTTTGCTCAGGGCTCGCCGATCTGGCTGACGACGGCAATGTCATCGGCGCGCTTCTGTCGGGGGCTGCGATCGAATCCGGATTACTTCAGGTTCTGAACGAAAACGCGCCTCTTGCCGAACATGCTCTCGCAGTACCCGTGCCGATTTGCCTGGGGTTGGCGTCGCGAAAGAACGATCGCGCCTGCATCCCGTGGCCCGGCACGGCACTCGACAATGGCGGTGCCCCGTCAATTCCACTCCCCGCATCGATCCTGATCGAAGCCGAAAAGCACAGCAAAGCGCTTGCCGCCGGCTTGCAGCGCTCGCTGGTGTTGCGCAGCGGATCGCCGGCTGAAGCGCGAGCGGCGGCGGCCGAAATCGTCAAGCTTCTGGGACGTCAGGCGGTCTTTGTCGAAAGCGGAAAAGATGGACGGCCGTTGCCTGTGGCGCCGGGCCTGGGTCCCTGGCTGGTCCTTTGCGATCGCATTCCCGTCTTCTGCTTCGAACTCGGACCGGGGGAACGACAAGCCCTTCCCATATTGCCGCGTTATCGCGGGCCGCGGCTCGCCACGTGCGGGCTCGAGGGCACGCTCGAATCCCGCGGCGAAACGATCCCGGGCTGGACGCTCCCCGTGCCGCCGAAGGCCGAACGGGAGCGCCTGTGGGAGGCGTCGGTCGGAAGCCGGTCTCTGGCGAGAAAATTGGCCGGCCACCGCCACGGCAGCGGACGGATCGCACAGCTCGGCCGGCTCGCGCGCTATCAAAGCGTGCTGGACGGGCGCGATCGCGTTCAGGTTCAAGATGTCGCCACGGCGTCATGGACAACGGAAGGCGCGGGACTCGAAGCGCTCGCGCAACCACTGACTCATCGGATCCCGGACGACGCTCTGGTGATGACGACCGGACTCCGCGGGGAATTGCACCGTCTGCTGCAGCGTTGCCGGGGACGAGAGGGATTGGGGTATGGACTCGGCATCAGCGCCTCAACACGCTACCATCCCGGTGTTCGTGCGCTGTTCTGCGGGCCCTCGGGAACCGGTAAAACGCTCGCTGCGGGATGGCTGGCGACACACCTGGGACTGCCGCTGTATCGCGTCGACCTTGCTTCGGTAACGAGCAAATATATCGGCGAAACCGAAAAGAATCTCGCGCAGCTGCTCGCCCGGGCGGAACACGCCGAAGTCGTCCTGCTGTTCGACGAAGCCGATTCGATGTTTGGAAAGCGCACGGACGTCAGAGAATCCAATGACCGATTCGCCAACGCGCAAACGAACTACCTGTTGCAGCGCATCGAGAGCTTCGACGGCATCGTGCTGCTCACCAGCAACAGCCAGTCGCGATTCGATCCCTCATTCTTCCGCCGCCTCGACGCGATCATCGAATTCCCGGCGCCCGGTCCCCTGGAAAGACGTGCGCTATGGCAATCCCACTTGGGCACGAATCACTCGCTGAGCCCGCGCGAGATGAATCAGCTCTCGGCCTCCGTCGATTTGTACGGCGGCAATATCCGTAACGCAGTACTGGCAGCGGCGGTGCTCGCCCGTGCCGAAAGCCGGCGGCTGACGTATCAGGACGTTCTGCAGGGACTGAGCGACGAATATCGGAAGCTCGGCCGCCAACTGCCCGCGGATCTGATCAAGACCGCCGAGGCGGCAAAAAGTCCTTAA